The Acidobacteriota bacterium genome contains a region encoding:
- the carA gene encoding glutamine-hydrolyzing carbamoyl-phosphate synthase small subunit: protein MRPVPTEGLLLLEDGSLFRGRRVSPGTRFGEVVFNTSMTGYQEILTDPSYRGQIVVMTQPHIGNYGVLADTAESGRPWAEGFVARRMTGVPSGTSSEEALPDYLERWDVPALSGLDTRAVVRQLREHGAMRGVLTTERTDLDALRAELSAFPTMEGRALVDEVTCSEPWEWAPEGEARRHLAVYDFGVKKNILRSLVERGTRLTVLPARTPASRCAELEVDGVVLSNGPGDPEPLTEIVDNLRQLLDSKTDLPVLGICLGHQLLGLALGGRTFKLKFGHHGGNQPVHDVDTGRVAITSQNHGFALDPDSLPDTVRVTQRNLNDGTVEGFQVGDRPIFAVQYHPEAAPGPHESAELFDRFLAHTG from the coding sequence ATGCGACCGGTACCCACCGAAGGCCTTCTACTGCTCGAAGATGGATCTCTGTTTCGCGGCCGGCGCGTGTCGCCGGGCACTCGCTTCGGAGAAGTGGTGTTCAATACCTCGATGACCGGCTACCAGGAGATCCTCACGGACCCCTCCTACCGCGGGCAGATCGTGGTGATGACCCAACCGCACATCGGCAACTACGGCGTGCTCGCAGACACCGCCGAGTCCGGCCGCCCCTGGGCCGAAGGCTTCGTGGCCCGGCGCATGACCGGCGTGCCCTCGGGCACTTCCAGCGAAGAAGCGTTGCCGGACTATCTTGAGCGCTGGGACGTGCCGGCCCTCTCCGGCCTTGACACCCGGGCGGTGGTGCGGCAGTTGCGGGAGCACGGCGCCATGCGCGGGGTGCTCACCACCGAGCGAACGGATCTCGACGCCCTGCGCGCAGAACTCTCCGCCTTTCCCACCATGGAAGGCCGCGCCCTGGTGGACGAAGTCACCTGTTCCGAGCCCTGGGAATGGGCGCCAGAAGGCGAGGCGCGCCGGCATCTCGCTGTGTACGACTTCGGGGTCAAGAAGAACATCCTGCGGTCGCTGGTCGAGCGCGGCACTCGCTTGACGGTATTGCCGGCCCGCACGCCGGCCTCCCGCTGCGCCGAACTGGAGGTCGATGGGGTGGTGCTGTCCAACGGCCCCGGCGACCCGGAGCCGCTGACCGAGATCGTCGACAATCTTCGACAACTACTCGACTCGAAGACCGACCTGCCGGTTCTCGGCATTTGTCTCGGCCATCAGCTCCTCGGCCTCGCCCTCGGCGGCAGGACCTTCAAGCTCAAGTTCGGGCACCACGGCGGCAACCAGCCGGTGCACGACGTCGACACCGGCCGCGTCGCCATCACTAGCCAAAACCACGGCTTCGCCCTCGATCCGGACTCTTTGCCGGACACCGTCCGGGTGACCCAGCGCAACCTGAACGACGGCACCGTCGAAGGCTTCCAGGTCGGCGATCGGCCGATCTTCGCCGTTCAATACCATCCGGAGGCGGCGCCGGGGCCGCACGAGTCGGCCGAACTCTTCGACCGCTTCCTCGCCCACACCGGGTGA
- a CDS encoding DUF3488 and transglutaminase-like domain-containing protein, with product MTAHPAMAFGREKRILLGLLALLAPLPLPLNETLGWSFLAIYLLGVVVFIRHAASGSDRWLSPWMMNVLGLLYLPLFVIDLRAFSGGRLVGPMLHLGLFAILIKLASLRRERDKWQALMGIFFVFLASMATSVHPSIVLFLLVFLAGGLYLLMRFAFLHLVAGFGQRDPALLRLPLGAFLGTSVLMTLVFSVPLFALLPRVSSPYVNVRGTGTGTIIQASGFSDEVTLDSIGRIRESRAVALRARFDDPARTGIDQRYKGATYDVYDGGSWRRSPRVRSFSRSNEGPVRLVEGAPESWATLWLRPLASRSLPLPTETRLFDIELPRLGLGTGGAVILPFPPVEVLEYRAALGGDDLSAALDPPAAGPEVPTLDPRGLTPAMRTMAAEVMGKEGTTADRIRRLESHLATQYTYTLDFVGREITNPLEDFLFRYKSGHCEYFASAMVLLLRAEGVHSRLVTGFLGGEVNPLEGYTIVRQSNAHAWVEAYIPDEGWRTFDPTPAAGRPESVAPSTWSLVTQAWDFLIFRWDRYVLTFGFEDQLQLFGSLKDLWARLWSPRVPATELPPPADVVPDDSPIEPLPELSPRRWSDSVWIVGGLVTATIALFWWLVRRRLRGPLTATGVYRRLRKDLAGAGLPVAESLAPLTLERRAGRRFPDLAEPMRRIVSLYLEESFGGRAVVGAARQELADALGQTRRGLRGRSAEG from the coding sequence ATGACCGCCCATCCGGCGATGGCCTTCGGACGCGAGAAGCGGATCCTGCTGGGGCTCCTGGCCCTCCTGGCGCCGCTGCCCCTGCCGCTCAACGAGACCCTCGGCTGGTCGTTTCTCGCGATCTATCTGCTCGGCGTCGTCGTGTTCATTCGCCATGCGGCGAGCGGCAGCGACCGCTGGCTTTCGCCCTGGATGATGAACGTTCTCGGGCTGCTTTACCTGCCGCTCTTCGTGATCGACCTGCGGGCTTTCAGCGGCGGCCGGTTGGTGGGCCCGATGCTCCATCTCGGCCTGTTCGCGATCCTCATCAAGCTCGCCTCGCTGCGCCGGGAGCGCGACAAATGGCAGGCCTTGATGGGAATTTTCTTCGTCTTCCTGGCGTCCATGGCGACCAGCGTCCACCCGTCCATCGTCCTCTTTCTGCTGGTGTTCCTGGCGGGTGGTTTGTACCTGCTGATGCGCTTTGCCTTTCTCCACCTGGTGGCGGGCTTCGGCCAGCGGGATCCGGCGCTCTTGCGCCTGCCGCTCGGTGCCTTCCTCGGCACTTCGGTGTTGATGACCCTCGTCTTTTCGGTGCCCCTCTTCGCGCTGCTGCCGCGCGTCTCGTCGCCCTACGTCAACGTTCGCGGCACCGGCACCGGCACGATCATTCAGGCCTCCGGCTTTTCCGACGAGGTCACCCTCGACTCCATCGGTCGCATCCGCGAGAGCCGGGCGGTGGCCCTGCGCGCGCGCTTCGACGACCCGGCGCGGACCGGCATCGATCAGCGCTACAAAGGTGCCACCTACGACGTGTACGACGGCGGCTCCTGGCGGCGCAGTCCGCGGGTGCGTTCTTTTTCGCGCTCTAACGAAGGTCCCGTTCGGCTGGTGGAGGGGGCGCCGGAGTCCTGGGCGACGCTGTGGCTTCGCCCCCTCGCCTCGCGCAGCCTGCCGCTACCGACGGAGACCCGGCTCTTCGACATTGAGCTGCCGCGCCTGGGGTTGGGAACCGGCGGCGCGGTGATCCTGCCGTTCCCGCCGGTGGAGGTGCTGGAATACCGCGCGGCGCTCGGCGGCGACGACCTCTCCGCTGCCCTCGATCCGCCGGCGGCGGGCCCCGAGGTGCCGACCCTCGATCCGCGCGGCCTCACGCCGGCCATGCGGACGATGGCGGCGGAGGTGATGGGGAAGGAGGGCACGACGGCGGATCGGATTCGCCGCCTGGAGAGCCACTTGGCGACGCAGTACACCTACACCCTGGACTTCGTCGGGCGGGAGATCACCAACCCGCTGGAAGATTTCCTGTTCCGCTACAAAAGCGGCCACTGCGAGTACTTCGCCTCGGCGATGGTGTTGCTGCTGCGGGCGGAAGGGGTGCACTCGCGTCTGGTCACCGGCTTTCTCGGGGGCGAGGTGAATCCTCTCGAGGGGTACACCATCGTTCGCCAGTCGAACGCCCACGCCTGGGTCGAAGCCTACATCCCCGACGAGGGCTGGCGGACCTTCGATCCGACCCCCGCCGCCGGCCGGCCGGAGAGCGTCGCGCCGAGCACCTGGAGCCTGGTGACTCAGGCCTGGGACTTTCTGATCTTCCGCTGGGACCGCTACGTGCTCACCTTTGGTTTTGAGGATCAGCTTCAGCTCTTCGGCAGCTTGAAGGATCTGTGGGCGCGGTTGTGGAGTCCACGAGTTCCCGCCACGGAATTGCCTCCGCCGGCGGATGTCGTGCCGGACGATTCCCCCATTGAGCCGCTGCCGGAATTGTCGCCCCGGCGCTGGAGCGATTCCGTTTGGATCGTCGGCGGACTGGTGACGGCGACGATCGCACTGTTCTGGTGGCTGGTGCGCCGGCGCCTGCGCGGGCCGCTGACGGCGACCGGCGTCTACCGGCGCCTGCGCAAGGACCTGGCCGGCGCCGGACTGCCGGTGGCGGAGTCTCTGGCGCCGCTGACTCTGGAACGCCGTGCCGGTCGCCGGTTCCCGGATCTCGCTGAACCGATGCGCCGCATCGTTTCGCTGTACCTCGAGGAGAGCTTCGGCGGCCGTGCCGTGGTCGGCGCCGCACGGCAGGAACTGGCCGACGCTCTGGGACAAACCCGCCGCGGACTGCGCGGCCGCTCGGCGGAAGGCTAG
- a CDS encoding prolipoprotein diacylglyceryl transferase, whose protein sequence is MHPILFELGPFTVTGYGTAMVVAILVGWWLTQRVARRLLPSVVSEEELWLDLYFGLILGGLLGAKVLLILVEWPELISGEVDFVSLALAGGVWLGGVAGAVAFGAWFVHRHRLPTARVVDTLVTGLPLAHAIGRAGCLLAGCCYGAACELPWAITYTDPAAHEIAGTPLGVPLHPSPIYEMLAELFNFTVLLAILRRRPKPWTLTATWALLYGTERFFLEFLRGDSRGALATWSTSQWICAVLVALGIFLLWRRPGAKAEGTI, encoded by the coding sequence ATGCACCCGATCCTCTTCGAACTCGGCCCGTTCACCGTCACCGGCTACGGCACCGCGATGGTGGTAGCGATTTTGGTGGGCTGGTGGCTGACGCAGCGGGTGGCGCGCCGGTTGCTGCCGTCGGTTGTCAGCGAAGAGGAGCTGTGGCTGGATCTCTACTTCGGTTTGATCCTCGGAGGCCTGCTCGGCGCGAAGGTGCTTCTGATTCTGGTCGAGTGGCCGGAGCTGATCTCCGGCGAGGTCGATTTCGTCTCCCTCGCCCTGGCCGGCGGCGTATGGCTCGGTGGCGTGGCCGGAGCGGTGGCCTTCGGCGCCTGGTTCGTGCACCGCCATCGCCTCCCCACGGCGCGGGTGGTGGACACGCTGGTCACCGGCCTGCCGCTGGCACACGCCATCGGTCGTGCCGGTTGTCTACTGGCCGGCTGCTGCTACGGCGCCGCCTGTGAGCTTCCATGGGCGATCACCTACACCGATCCCGCCGCCCATGAGATCGCCGGCACGCCCCTGGGGGTGCCGCTCCACCCGTCGCCGATCTACGAGATGCTGGCGGAGTTGTTCAATTTCACCGTTCTGCTGGCGATCCTCCGGCGGCGGCCGAAACCCTGGACCCTCACCGCTACCTGGGCGTTGCTCTACGGCACGGAGCGATTCTTTCTGGAGTTCCTGCGCGGCGACAGCCGGGGGGCCTTGGCCACCTGGAGCACTAGCCAGTGGATCTGCGCCGTGCTGGTGGCGCTCGGGATCTTTCTCCTCTGGCGTCGGCCGGGCGCGAAGGCGGAGGGAACGATCTAG
- the recA gene encoding recombinase RecA, whose product MADAKNEKLKAIDSALTQIERQFGKGSIMRLGRREAISIPAIPTGSLAVDSAIGVGGFPRGRVVEIYGPESSGKTTLALSVTGQAQRAGGVAAYIDAEHALDAEYATKLGVDIDNLLVSQPDSGEQALEIAEMLVRSNSMDVVVIDSVAALVPRAELEGEMGDSHVGLQARLMSQALRKLTAIVAKSKTCLVFINQIREKIGVMFGSPETTTGGRALKFYSSVRIDIRRIAALKDGDLVVGSRAKTKIVKNKVAAPFRIAEFDIDYGEGISRPGELIDMGVEHRILTKSGAWYSYGDVRVGQGRENSKQFMRDNPDLADEIEAKLREALNLPPAPKAAEAPEEAPKEAAAKA is encoded by the coding sequence ATGGCAGATGCAAAGAACGAAAAACTGAAGGCCATCGACAGCGCCCTGACCCAGATCGAGCGCCAGTTCGGCAAGGGCTCGATCATGCGGCTGGGCCGCCGCGAAGCCATTTCCATACCGGCCATTCCCACCGGCTCGCTGGCCGTGGATAGCGCCATCGGCGTGGGCGGGTTCCCGCGCGGCCGGGTGGTCGAAATCTACGGCCCGGAATCCTCCGGCAAAACCACCCTCGCGCTGTCCGTCACCGGCCAGGCGCAGCGCGCCGGCGGCGTGGCCGCCTACATCGATGCTGAACACGCCCTCGACGCTGAGTACGCCACCAAGCTCGGCGTGGATATCGACAACCTGCTGGTATCGCAGCCGGACAGCGGCGAGCAGGCGCTGGAAATCGCCGAGATGCTGGTACGCAGCAACTCGATGGACGTGGTGGTGATCGACTCGGTGGCGGCGCTGGTACCGCGGGCGGAGCTGGAAGGCGAAATGGGCGACTCCCATGTTGGTCTGCAAGCGCGATTGATGTCCCAAGCGCTCCGTAAACTAACGGCGATCGTGGCGAAGTCTAAGACCTGCCTGGTGTTCATCAACCAGATCCGCGAAAAGATCGGCGTGATGTTCGGCAGCCCGGAGACCACCACCGGCGGCCGCGCTCTCAAGTTCTACTCTTCCGTACGCATTGACATCCGCCGCATCGCCGCCTTGAAGGACGGCGATCTGGTGGTGGGCAGTCGGGCCAAGACCAAGATCGTCAAGAACAAGGTCGCCGCTCCCTTCCGCATCGCCGAGTTCGACATCGACTATGGCGAGGGCATTTCGCGGCCCGGCGAGTTGATCGACATGGGGGTGGAGCACCGCATCCTCACCAAGAGCGGCGCCTGGTACAGCTACGGCGACGTGCGGGTCGGCCAGGGGCGGGAGAATTCCAAGCAGTTCATGCGCGACAACCCGGACCTGGCGGACGAGATCGAGGCCAAACTGCGCGAGGCCTTGAACCTGCCGCCGGCGCCCAAGGCGGCCGAGGCCCCGGAAGAAGCGCCGAAGGAAGCGGCCGCCAAGGCGTGA
- a CDS encoding MBL fold metallo-hydrolase yields the protein MRIRRTAARSALLLLSGLAVACLPPWGAALAEEDRGGVKVTFLANEGVLLEADGEAVMIDGFVTEPYSEYGALPDETAAALAGTQAGDGRFDSVVLALVSHVHRDHFQPEPAAIFLRGHPDAQLVSSPQVLAALAGDGEFANARSLLPKPGETEKLRQGKIEVEILRLRHGGRAWGEIENLGHLIHLGGQTILHIGDADTAAGNFAAYDLASREIDLALIPYWFFWPEGGRQTVKNHLVGRYTAAVHIPPKDFDEIAKALAKSHPNVRVPKVLESFELE from the coding sequence ATGCGAATCCGCAGAACCGCCGCCAGATCCGCCCTACTGCTCCTGAGCGGCTTGGCTGTCGCATGCCTGCCGCCGTGGGGCGCGGCGCTGGCCGAGGAGGATCGCGGCGGAGTGAAGGTCACCTTCCTCGCCAACGAGGGGGTGTTGCTGGAGGCCGATGGCGAAGCGGTGATGATCGACGGCTTCGTCACCGAGCCGTACTCCGAGTACGGCGCCTTACCGGACGAGACGGCGGCGGCGCTGGCCGGAACCCAAGCCGGTGACGGCCGGTTCGACTCCGTCGTCTTGGCCCTCGTGAGCCACGTCCACCGGGACCACTTTCAGCCCGAGCCGGCGGCGATCTTCCTGCGCGGTCATCCGGACGCCCAGCTCGTCTCGTCGCCTCAAGTCCTCGCGGCCCTGGCCGGCGACGGCGAGTTCGCCAACGCTCGCTCGCTGCTGCCCAAACCGGGAGAGACCGAGAAGCTCCGGCAGGGAAAGATCGAGGTCGAGATCCTGCGCCTGCGCCACGGCGGCCGGGCTTGGGGAGAGATCGAGAACCTCGGTCACCTCATCCATCTCGGTGGCCAGACCATTCTGCATATCGGCGATGCCGACACCGCCGCCGGCAACTTCGCCGCCTACGATCTGGCCTCGCGAGAGATCGATCTGGCGCTCATCCCCTACTGGTTCTTCTGGCCCGAAGGAGGCCGCCAAACGGTGAAGAACCACCTGGTCGGCCGGTACACCGCCGCCGTCCACATCCCGCCCAAAGACTTCGACGAAATCGCCAAAGCCCTGGCCAAATCCCACCCGAATGTCCGGGTGCCGAAGGTTCTAGAGAGCTTCGAGCTGGAGTGA
- a CDS encoding DUF58 domain-containing protein yields the protein MARVSVPQGIRITKVGLWYVLFTVIVAIAGTNTGNNALYMVLAAMLGTLVYSGLVSRQNVRNLEVRIEEPDEVFANRPFRLPFRLVNRGRLMPRWCLLLSFTEQGSPLLVPYVERRGEVRGSYELILPRRGLQRLPPSYVSSLFPFGFFRKGKRYRTPLEVLVFPEVFPAASDQAVESGSFGDQGARRRGRGHDLHSLRAFRSGDDPRRIHWKQTARTGSLIFRESAADEARRLVILLDNGVAPFPDDIAEQRFERLVSEAATAAVDYLDKGFSVELVTRDRRLPFATGRRQRFAVLEALALIEAVPPGRSLLASTDPQASELRFALATGEATPSEPEFAEAR from the coding sequence GTGGCCCGCGTCTCCGTTCCCCAAGGCATTCGCATCACCAAAGTGGGACTGTGGTACGTCCTGTTTACGGTGATCGTCGCCATCGCCGGTACCAACACCGGCAACAACGCCCTGTACATGGTGCTGGCAGCGATGCTCGGAACGCTGGTGTATTCCGGTTTGGTGTCTCGCCAGAACGTGCGCAATTTGGAGGTGCGGATCGAGGAGCCGGACGAAGTGTTCGCCAACCGGCCCTTCCGGCTGCCCTTCCGACTGGTCAATCGCGGACGGTTGATGCCTCGCTGGTGCCTGCTGCTTTCCTTCACGGAGCAAGGTTCGCCGCTGTTGGTGCCCTACGTCGAGCGGCGCGGCGAGGTGCGCGGCTCCTACGAATTGATCCTGCCTCGCCGTGGCCTCCAGCGGCTACCCCCGAGCTACGTGTCGAGCCTCTTCCCGTTCGGCTTCTTCCGCAAGGGGAAGCGCTACCGAACTCCGCTGGAGGTGCTGGTGTTTCCGGAGGTCTTCCCGGCCGCTTCGGACCAGGCGGTCGAATCCGGTTCCTTCGGCGACCAGGGGGCGCGACGCCGCGGCCGGGGGCACGACCTCCACTCCCTGCGGGCTTTTCGCTCCGGCGACGACCCGCGCCGGATCCACTGGAAACAGACGGCGCGCACTGGCTCGCTGATCTTCCGGGAGAGCGCGGCGGATGAGGCGCGGCGGCTGGTCATTCTGCTCGACAACGGGGTTGCCCCCTTCCCCGATGACATCGCGGAACAGCGTTTCGAGCGGCTGGTGAGCGAGGCGGCGACGGCCGCCGTCGACTACCTCGACAAGGGCTTTTCGGTGGAACTGGTGACCCGCGACCGGCGCTTGCCCTTCGCCACCGGCCGGCGCCAGCGGTTCGCCGTGCTCGAGGCGCTGGCCCTGATCGAGGCCGTGCCGCCGGGACGCTCGCTCCTCGCTTCGACGGATCCCCAGGCCTCGGAACTGCGCTTTGCCCTGGCCACCGGTGAGGCGACGCCCTCGGAACCGGAATTCGCGGAGGCCCGATGA
- a CDS encoding glycosyltransferase family 2 protein: MPKLSIVVPAFNEKNTVHELLQRVAAAPLPDGLEREIVVVDDKSTDGTRELLRDLSARSDPMPFELLEQPENRGKGAAIRAGFAAATGDFLLIQDADLEYDPREYPVLLQPILEDEADVVYGSRFLGGPHRVLFFWHYLGNRFLTTLSNMLTDLNLSDMETCYKVFRREILAGIDLRSNRFGIEPELTAKVARRGARIYEVPISYRGRTYAEGKKIGWKDGFSAIWAILRYNLGR; this comes from the coding sequence GTGCCAAAACTGTCGATTGTCGTACCCGCTTTCAACGAGAAAAATACCGTCCACGAGCTGCTCCAGCGCGTGGCCGCGGCCCCCTTGCCGGACGGTTTGGAGCGCGAAATCGTGGTGGTCGACGACAAGTCGACGGACGGCACGCGGGAGCTGCTGCGGGACCTGTCAGCGCGCTCCGATCCGATGCCCTTCGAGCTACTTGAACAGCCCGAAAACCGCGGTAAGGGCGCGGCAATCCGCGCCGGCTTTGCGGCGGCGACAGGCGATTTTCTGCTCATTCAGGATGCCGATCTGGAATACGATCCGCGGGAGTATCCAGTGCTCCTGCAGCCGATTCTCGAAGACGAGGCGGACGTGGTGTACGGCTCCCGCTTCCTCGGCGGTCCACACCGGGTGCTGTTTTTCTGGCACTACCTCGGCAATCGCTTCTTGACCACCCTGTCGAACATGCTGACGGACCTCAATCTGTCGGACATGGAGACCTGCTATAAGGTCTTCCGGCGCGAAATCCTCGCAGGCATCGATCTGCGGTCGAACCGGTTCGGCATCGAGCCGGAACTCACCGCCAAGGTCGCCCGCCGCGGGGCGCGCATCTACGAAGTCCCGATCTCCTATCGCGGCCGGACCTATGCCGAGGGCAAGAAAATCGGCTGGAAGGACGGCTTCTCGGCCATCTGGGCGATCCTTCGCTATAATCTGGGCCGCTGA
- a CDS encoding MoxR family ATPase yields MQLSISASDPVSSIRALETNVARVIQGKEGAVRLAAVCLLARGHILIEDVPGVGKTTLAHAIARSLGLAFHRIQFTSDLLPSDIIGVSIFSQEKQAFEFLPGPLFSNVVLADEINRASPKTQSALLEAMSDHKVSVERKRYTLPEPFIVLATQNPLEFHGTFPLPESQLDRFLMSLRLGYPPVEDERRLLLGGGVEEVLENLEPVMTGDDLLALRERVTKVQVTEKLVDYMLALAEKTRQSSDFILGVSTRGLQSLYRSVQAYALAEGRDYAVPDDVQRLASPVLAHRILLKRGGDLDAARRAIEGLVASVPVPI; encoded by the coding sequence ATGCAACTTTCGATTTCCGCCTCCGATCCCGTCTCCTCGATTCGAGCCCTCGAAACCAACGTTGCGCGGGTCATTCAAGGTAAAGAAGGAGCCGTTCGGCTGGCCGCCGTCTGCTTGCTCGCTCGCGGTCACATCCTGATCGAGGATGTCCCGGGGGTTGGTAAGACGACCTTGGCCCACGCCATCGCCCGCTCCCTTGGACTGGCCTTTCACCGCATCCAGTTCACCTCCGACCTGTTGCCCTCGGACATCATTGGCGTGTCCATCTTCAGCCAGGAGAAGCAGGCCTTCGAATTCCTGCCGGGGCCGTTGTTCTCGAACGTCGTGTTGGCGGACGAGATCAATCGAGCGTCGCCCAAAACCCAGTCGGCGCTGCTCGAAGCGATGAGCGATCACAAGGTGTCGGTGGAACGCAAGCGCTACACCCTGCCGGAACCGTTCATCGTGCTGGCGACCCAGAACCCGCTCGAATTCCACGGTACCTTCCCGCTGCCGGAGTCCCAACTCGACCGCTTTCTGATGTCGCTGCGGCTGGGCTATCCGCCGGTCGAGGACGAGCGGCGCCTGCTCCTGGGCGGCGGGGTGGAAGAGGTGCTCGAAAACCTCGAACCGGTGATGACCGGCGACGATCTCCTGGCGCTGCGGGAACGGGTGACCAAGGTCCAGGTGACCGAAAAACTGGTCGACTACATGCTGGCCTTGGCGGAGAAAACCCGCCAGTCCTCGGACTTCATTCTCGGCGTCTCGACCCGCGGCCTGCAGAGCCTCTACCGCTCGGTGCAGGCCTACGCCCTGGCCGAGGGCCGTGACTACGCGGTGCCGGACGACGTACAGCGCCTCGCCTCGCCGGTGCTGGCCCACCGGATCCTGCTCAAGCGCGGAGGCGACCTCGATGCCGCCCGCCGCGCCATCGAGGGGCTGGTGGCGTCCGTTCCAGTGCCCATCTAA
- a CDS encoding methylated-DNA--[protein]-cysteine S-methyltransferase — protein MMMTTTSRPESPLPFVPARSNGSSDDRSGSETYRRVAAAIRFLDDHQGRQPELAEVAAAAGLSPTHFQRLFRRWAGISPKRFLQHLTVEAAKGRLDQDVPVLETAWDVGLSSPGRLHDHFVSLEAVTPGEYKAGGDSLDMVWGLHDSPFGEVLVAATERGICRLAFTDAETVDEVAAQLERRWSRSTLRRDDAAVRPWAERALARNERTPLLVQGTNFQIQVWRALLRVPAGSLISYGRLAETAGSPGGSRAVGSAVGANPVAMLIPCHRVLRADGSPGGYRWGGVRKRALVACEGARTATR, from the coding sequence ATGATGATGACGACGACCTCAAGACCTGAGTCCCCGCTTCCCTTCGTCCCCGCGCGATCCAACGGCTCGTCCGACGACCGTTCCGGCTCCGAGACCTACCGTCGCGTCGCGGCGGCCATTCGCTTCCTCGACGACCACCAGGGCCGGCAACCGGAACTGGCGGAAGTGGCGGCGGCGGCGGGGCTGAGCCCCACCCACTTCCAGCGCCTCTTCCGGCGCTGGGCGGGCATCAGCCCGAAGCGCTTCCTGCAACACCTCACCGTCGAGGCCGCCAAGGGGCGCCTCGACCAGGATGTCCCAGTGTTGGAGACGGCTTGGGATGTCGGATTGTCGAGCCCCGGCCGGCTGCACGATCACTTCGTGTCCCTCGAAGCGGTGACTCCCGGCGAGTACAAGGCGGGCGGTGACTCCCTCGACATGGTTTGGGGCCTGCACGATTCCCCCTTCGGTGAGGTGCTGGTGGCGGCCACCGAGCGCGGCATCTGTCGCCTCGCCTTCACCGACGCCGAGACGGTAGACGAAGTCGCCGCACAGCTCGAGCGCCGCTGGTCGCGATCGACCCTGCGGCGAGACGATGCGGCGGTTCGGCCCTGGGCGGAGCGCGCCCTGGCGCGGAACGAGCGCACCCCCCTGCTGGTGCAGGGCACCAACTTCCAGATTCAGGTGTGGCGGGCGCTGCTGAGAGTGCCGGCCGGCTCCCTGATCTCATACGGCCGCCTGGCCGAGACGGCGGGAAGCCCCGGTGGGTCGCGGGCGGTGGGATCCGCCGTCGGCGCCAATCCGGTGGCGATGCTGATCCCCTGTCATCGGGTGTTGCGCGCCGACGGTTCCCCCGGCGGATACCGCTGGGGAGGCGTGCGCAAACGCGCTCTGGTGGCGTGTGAGGGAGCCCGGACTGCCACTCGGTAG